Proteins encoded by one window of Carassius auratus strain Wakin chromosome 8, ASM336829v1, whole genome shotgun sequence:
- the LOC113107621 gene encoding zinc finger protein 335-like has product MDSEEMEVESSSDVGHSGMEEPSESGMGMESSEAMSADSSDAAAPPAPAPESDCHVGQSSEGLVVFIPETSSSTDVRRVHLPDSSSVAQSTSVSSVSTVTQSVLVSESVQVLVHSSAVSEGGMMVSDSTASTSSDLGSAIDKIIESTIGPDIMNVTSAEDGSAETTQYLILQGPDDGAPMVAQMSSSALSSRVAIEALADGPTSTCLDQADLSENPQGSMEPDQPGHSGYREHDDSSSSCSRPDQTQHSQYIECSGGDDPDQTREARYIECSGAEPDQTPRHSGVTNYNMADSEEPLGRYAAECSGTNSSPQRRSFRSSRYIVECSDDYLDYGAEGGERPQHSHYIDSSMDDREHVSASEQEESVVEEAQNSYLPQGSLYADEGTVQHSLADTVGSQLTDQMDCNDNLPGSYISSSGTYSTHAEPEAVESGVVEEPGHRTPDMAELEEMMEVVIVQQFKCKMCPYKSVSKDTLINHMRDKHFKPPGQKKRGRGRPRKSESRARAVTEVKKEEAAEEEEDDIIDAGALDDQGDRDYKPAVEEARSRLASSHSTPPPPPSCSSSSSSTSRKRPRRTVGPPRKFLLDSEPPAATQTRNAEDPQDPEEASSSGLENGSTSLSNGSAVEPVVSQSDSENKDPSSNTGPDDLEFLPKKRGRPSKRFLQKKYKKYMNRNKYYRSLKPLLRPHNCWICGSRFLSQEDLRFHVDSHEGNDPECFKCLQCSYRCKRWSSLKEHMFNHEGTKPYKCEMCDYSSVYKKDVIRHSAVHNKTKSRKTDMVPKVSEFPCPICGRVYPMQKRLTQHLKTHSTEKPHMCDKCGKSFKKRYTFKMHLLTHIQNCGNSNFQCEFCEYTCNDKKHLLNHQLSHTNDKPFKCEECKYSTSKEDFLLSHIAIKHTGEKPFSCDMCHFTTRHRKNLRLHVQCRHPEAFDEWSRSHPEEPIRRRQTSVFTMQQIEELRLQHEPQEFQGTIVTVDPITLQTMESIGKTSVSQDALGNTTIIYEQAQTSDLAAQNALDLLLNMSNARELQVAVLKPDGKTLETGSWTGADSGTEGSFLQPQKIVTFHVSENGDTLVQEAFETATETVEQEETTDVSQEVTQIGMGTYEGADFSVVEQASEETAHSSLEEPSAEPQLMEVSTEPLSISTPLKENKEKFYLSSDFTDGVLQQVELSSEAPGSPPLCPSPASKQLNGKRFSCHICMESFHCRSDMENHKRAHIGPKTFKCPDCDFTAPSWPEVKSHMAMHAYLRPHKCNSCSFASKNKKDLRRHMMTHTNEKPYACQICGQRFNRNGHLKFHMERLHTQEPSPQKTRSVPSKQTIIVNSDEEALATLQNLQTGQTVISPERLQQALGQEHIIVAQDQTLSDQEEATYIQQITTVDGQTVQHLMTGDNQVTEVQYIISQDGVQHLLPREYVVLSEGNHFQMEDGRIAHIQYEHDGTFLQEQQIALSQDGQIQYVPITAEPEDLGAAAHSAVTAVADAAMAQAQTVYTEATPEQLEQLQQQGIQYDVITFTEE; this is encoded by the exons ATGGACTCTGAGGAGATGGAGGTGGAGAGCAGCAGTGATGTGGGGCATTCTGGGATGGAGGAGCCATCAGAGAGCGGCATGGGCATGGAGTCTTCAGAAGCCATGTCTGCTGATAGCAGCGATGCAGCGGCTCCTCCTGCCCCGGCCCCAGAGTCAGACTGTCACGTAGGACAGAGCTCTGAGGGACTTGTG GTTTTTATCCCAGAAACCAGCTCCAGTACAGATGTGCGAAGAGTTCATCTCCCAGACTCCTCTTCTGTCGCACAGTCGACCAGTGTGTCCAGCGTCTCCACAGTGACACAGTCGGTCCTGGTGTCAGAGTCTGTCCAGGTCCTGGTCCACTCCAGCGCTGTTTCTGAAGGAGGAATGATGGTTTCTGATTCCACTGCTTCCACCTCCTCAGATCTGGGCTCAGCTATCGACAAGATCATCGAATCCACCATTGGACCTGACATTATGAATG TTACGAGTGCAGAGGATGGCAGTGCAGAGACCACACAATATCTGATCCTTCAAGGACCTGATGATG GAGCTCCTATGGTGGCTCAGATGTCTTCCTCTGCTCTGTCAAGCCGCGTTGCCATTGAAGCCCTTGCCGATGGACCTACCTCCACTTGCCTGGACCAGGCAGACCTGTCAGAAAACCCACAGGGCAGCATGGAACCCGACCAGCCTGGACACTCCGGATACCGTGAGCATGacgacagcagcagcagctgcagcCGCCCAGACCAGACGCAGCACTCCCAGTACATAGAGTGCAGCGGAGGAGACGACCCGGACCAGACCAGAGAGGCTCGCTACATCGAGTGCTCAGGAGCCGAACCAGACCAGACCCCACGTCATTCAGGGGTCACCAACTACAACATGGCAGACTCAGAAGAACCTCTAGGGCGTTACGCAGCAGAGTGCAGCGGTACGAACAGTAGCCCTCAGAGACGCTCGTTTCGCTCCTCTCGGTACATCGTAGAGTGCAGTGATGACTACTTGGATTACGGGGCTGAAGGTGGGGAGCGACCGCAGCATTCACATTATATAGACAGCAGCATGGATGACAGGGAGCACGTCTCGGCATCAGAGCAAGAGGAAAGTGTGGTAGAAGAGGCCCAGAACTCCTACTTACCACAGGGCTCGCTATATGCTGACGAGGGTACGGTTCAGCACTCACTGGCTGACACTGTGGGATCCCAGCTCACTGACCAAATGGACTGCAATGATAACTTGCCTGGCTCATACATAAGTAGCAGTGGGACCTATTCCACCCACGCAGAGCCTGAAGCGGTGGAGTCTGGGGTGGTGGAGGAGCCTGGGCACAGAACCCCAGATATGGCTGAGCTAGAGGAAATGATGGAGGTGGTGATCGTACAGCAGTTTAAGTGTAAGATGTGCCCATATAAAAGTGTCTCCAAGGATACGCTCATCAACCACATGAGAGACAAACACTTTAAACCACCAG GCCAAAAGAAACGTGGACGGGGACGTCCTCGAAAATCCGAGAGCAGGGCACGAGCGGTCACTGAGGTCAAGAAGGAGGAGGCAGcagaagaggaagaagatgaCATCATTGATGCAGGCGCTCTTGATGATCAAG GTGACCGTGATTATAAGCCAGCTGTTGAAGAGGCCAGGTCCAGATTGGCTTCCAGTCACagcactcctcctcctcctccttcctgctcttcatcatcttcctctaCCTCACGGAAACGGCCCCGCAGGACAGTGGGGCCACCCCGCAAATTCCTTCTTGACTCAG AGCCACCAGCAGCAACTCAAACAAGAAATGCAGAGGACCCTCAAGATCCGGAAGAAGCAAGTTCGTCAGGATTGGAGAATGGTTCTACCTCTCTATCCAACGGGTCAGCAGTGGAACCAGTCGTCAGCCAGTCAGATTCAGAAAACAAAGATCCCTCGTCAAACACAGGCCCTGATGACCTGGAGTTTCTGcccaaaaaaagaggaagaccATCTAAACGGTTCCTTCAAAAGAAGTACAAAAAGTACATGAATCGCAA caagtacTACAGATCCCTTAAGCCTCTACTAAGACCTCATAATTGCTGGATCTGTGGCTCTCGCTTTCTTTCACAAGAGGATCTCAGATTCCATGTGGATTCTCATGAGGGAAATGACCCTGAATGCTTTAAGTGCCTGCAGTGCAGCTACCGCTGCAAACGCTGGTCCTCACTGAAG GAGCACATGTTCAATCACGAAGGTACAAAACCATACAAATGTGAGATGTGTGATTACTCCAGTGTTTATAAGAAAGACGTGATCCGACACTCAGCTGTCCACAACAAAACCAA GAGTCGAAAGACCGATATG GTTCCTAAAGTGTCCGAGTTTCCATGCCCCATCTGCGGTCGCGTATATCCCATGCAGAAACGCCTGACGCAACACTTGAAGACACACAGCACAGAGAAACCTCACATGTGTGACAAG TGTGGGAAATCCTTCAAGAAGCGCTACACCTTCAAAATGCATCTTCTCACACACATTCAGAACTGTGGCAACAGCAA CTTTCAGTGCGAGTTCTGTGAGTACACCTGCAATGACAAGAAGCACCTGCTTAATCACCAGCTGTCCCACACTAACGACAAACCGTTCAAATGCGAAGAGTGCAAATACTCCACGAGTAAAGAGGATTTCCTGTTGTCCCATATTGCCATTAAACACACTG GTGAAAAGCCCTTCTCATGTGACATGTGCCACTtcacgaccagacacaggaagaaCCTGCGGCTGCATGTGCAGTGTCGGCACCCCGAGGCCTTCGATGAGTGGAGCCGATCCCACCCAGAGGAGCCAATTCGCCGGCGCCAGACGTCTGTTTTCACCATGCAGCAGATTGAGGAATTGAGATTACAGCATGAACCCCAGGAATTTCAAGGGACCATT GTAACAGTGGACCCCATTACTCTCCAAACCATGGAGTCCATAGGGAAAACATCTGTATCTCAAGATGCACTAGGAAACACTACCATCATTTATGAGCAAG CCCAGACATCAGACCTCGCAGCCCAAAATGCTCTAGATCTGCTGCTGAACATGAGTAACGCTAGAGAACTGCAG GTGGCAGTGTTGAAACCAGACGGGAAGACCCTGGAGACGGGGTCATGGACGGGAGCTGACTCTGGGACTGAGGGCTCATTCTTGCAGCCTCAAAAGATCGTCACATTCCATGTGTCAGAGAACGGGGACACTCTGGTGCAGGAGGCGTTTGAGACGGCTACGGAGACCGTGGAGCAAGAGGAGACAACGGATGTGTCGCAAGAGGTGACACAGATTGGCATGGGTACATACGAGGGAGCAGATTTCAGTGTGGTGGAGCAGGCCTCCGAAGAGACAGCACACAG CAGTTTAGAGGAACCCTCAGCTGAGCCTCAGCTCATGGAAGTGAGCACCGAGCCCTTGTCCATCTCTACACCTCTCAAAGAGAATAAAGAGAAGTTTTATTTGAGTTCAGACTTCACGGATGGAGTTCTGCAGCAGGTAGAG CTAAGCAGTGAAGCTCCAGGTTCCCCTCCTCTGTGTCCATCACCCGCTTCTAAACAGCTGAACGGCAAGCGCTTCTCCTGCCACATCTGCATGGAGTCTTTCCACTGCCGCTCGGACATGGAGAACCACAAGAGGGCGCACATAGgccccaaaacattcaaatgccCCGACTGTGACTTTACAGCACCTTCTTGGCCAGAAGTCAAG TCTCACATGGCCATGCACGCATATTTGAGGCCTCATAAATGCAACAGCTGCAGTTTTGCCTCTAAAAACAAGAAGGACCTGAGACGCCACATGATGACACACACCAACGAAAAGCCTTACGCCTGTCAAATCTGTGGCCAAAG GTTTAACCGTAACGGCCATCTGAAGTTCCACATGGAGAGGCTTCATACTCAGGAACCCTCGCCCCAAAAAACCCGCTCTGTCCCCTCCAAACAGACCATCATCGTTAACAGTGATGAAGAAGCTTTAGCCACACTGCAGA ATCTGCAGACGGGTCAGACAGTCATCAGTCCGGAGAGGTTGCAGCAGGCTTTGGGTCAGGAACACATCATTGTGGCTCAGGATCAGACTCTTTCTGACCAG GAGGAGGCAACATATATTCAGCAGATCACAACAGTAGATGGACAGACAGTGCAGCACTTAATGACTGGAGACAATCAGGTCACTGAG GTCCAGTATATCATCTCTCAGGATGGAGTTCAGCATCTGCTCCCGCGGGAATATGTGGTGCTATCTGAAGGAAACCACTTTCAG ATGGAGGATGGGCGGATCGCTCACATTCAGTATGAGCATGACGGGACGTTTCTGCAGGAGCAACAG ATTGCTCTGTCTCAGGATGGACAGATCCAGTACGTCCCCATCACTGCCGAGCCTGAGGACCTGGGGGCAGCCGCCCATTCAGCGGTCACAG ctGTTGCAGATGCAGCCATGGCTCAGGCTCAGACGGTTTACACCGAGGCCACACCTGAACAGCTGGAGCAGCTGCAGCAGCAGGGCATCCAGTATGACGTCATCACCTTTACTGAGGAGTAG